A section of the Ruania halotolerans genome encodes:
- a CDS encoding dihydrofolate reductase family protein produces the protein MKIAVTQFVTLDGVSQGPGSVDEDTTGDFDRGGWFVPYLDEEFVQQASQWLDLAGGLLLGRRTYAAFARDWPQISEPDPFTVRMNTLPKYVVSNTLPEGHWNPTTVLRGDPLVSVRALKQQPGGELQIHGSSRLASALLAAGLVDTLRLAVAPAVVGRGRRLLAHPDADIGLRLIEHGATSSGLVILVYEAAGPAQRSEYAGAPPIN, from the coding sequence GTGAAGATCGCCGTGACCCAGTTCGTCACACTCGACGGCGTCAGCCAAGGGCCGGGTTCCGTGGACGAGGACACCACTGGTGACTTCGATCGTGGCGGATGGTTCGTGCCGTACCTGGACGAGGAGTTCGTACAGCAGGCCTCGCAATGGCTTGATCTGGCCGGTGGCCTCCTCCTCGGGCGACGCACCTACGCGGCATTCGCCCGCGACTGGCCGCAGATAAGTGAGCCCGATCCGTTCACCGTGCGGATGAACACCCTCCCGAAGTACGTGGTGAGCAACACCCTCCCCGAAGGTCACTGGAACCCGACGACGGTGCTCCGCGGGGATCCTCTCGTGTCGGTGCGCGCTCTGAAGCAGCAGCCGGGCGGGGAGCTTCAGATTCACGGCAGCTCCCGGCTCGCCTCAGCACTACTCGCTGCCGGGCTGGTCGACACGCTCCGCCTCGCCGTCGCACCAGCCGTCGTGGGTCGAGGCAGACGGCTGCTCGCTCACCCGGACGCCGATATCGGACTTCGACTCATCGAGCACGGCGCCACGTCTTCAGGGCTGGTCATTCTCGTCTATGAGGCGGCTGGGCCAGCACAGCGCTCCGAGTACGCCGGAGCCCCTCCGATCAACTAG
- a CDS encoding MerR family transcriptional regulator: MDKGLTISQAAEYVGVTVKTVRHYHRLGLVDEPARDSSGYRRYESAELLRLVQVRTLAGAGVPLAEIVPMLDAGTEQFAAALADVERRLSGRIAALSARRDTLNRLADGDRALLPDRACAILDRMVEAGFHRDYVAGQREALVLTRALEPEGFDGFLTQLELRLDDSDYVDLIKRGWEAEFWELDDPRIPELASAMADHYLAHPALLGSPASLQAWADAPAQYRVISSHRHNQAPVAARLTALTEAKLRAAGIPVPGR; the protein is encoded by the coding sequence ATGGATAAAGGGCTCACGATCAGCCAAGCGGCGGAGTACGTCGGCGTCACGGTCAAGACCGTGCGGCACTACCACCGGCTCGGACTGGTTGACGAGCCCGCTCGGGACAGTTCCGGCTACCGGCGTTACGAATCGGCCGAGCTTCTGCGCTTGGTCCAGGTGCGGACACTGGCGGGCGCAGGTGTGCCGCTCGCGGAGATCGTGCCCATGCTCGATGCCGGCACCGAGCAGTTCGCCGCCGCCTTGGCCGACGTCGAGCGACGCCTGAGCGGCAGAATTGCCGCACTGAGTGCTCGCCGCGACACATTGAACCGGCTCGCCGATGGTGACCGGGCACTTCTGCCCGATCGGGCCTGCGCGATCCTCGACCGGATGGTCGAGGCCGGTTTCCATCGTGACTACGTGGCCGGCCAACGCGAAGCTCTGGTGCTGACGCGCGCGCTCGAGCCTGAGGGATTCGACGGCTTCCTCACCCAGCTCGAACTTCGGCTCGACGACTCCGACTACGTTGACCTCATCAAGCGCGGATGGGAGGCAGAATTCTGGGAGCTGGACGATCCGCGGATACCGGAGCTCGCGAGCGCCATGGCGGATCACTATCTCGCCCACCCTGCACTGCTCGGAAGCCCGGCGAGTCTGCAGGCCTGGGCCGATGCCCCCGCCCAGTACCGAGTGATCAGCAGCCATCGTCACAATCAGGCACCGGTCGCGGCTCGACTGACCGCGCTGACCGAGGCCAAGCTCCGGGCCGCTGGCATACCCGTTCCGGGCCGTTGA
- a CDS encoding alpha/beta fold hydrolase has product MSTSKPDNAASSVSSGWTGMVPVDDTSLAVTDTGGPGTTVLYLNGSYASQRHWRRVIDALGPHWRHITFDERARGKSKRSADYSFEACVRDVSAVLDARRVHRALLVGWSYGALVGVHWASRNPSRTVGVVGVDGPVPVWLDR; this is encoded by the coding sequence ATGAGCACCTCGAAGCCCGACAATGCGGCCAGTTCCGTGAGTTCAGGATGGACCGGCATGGTCCCGGTCGACGATACTTCCTTGGCCGTGACCGACACCGGCGGCCCCGGCACTACCGTCCTCTACCTGAATGGCTCCTATGCCTCTCAGCGGCACTGGCGGCGCGTCATCGACGCTCTCGGCCCACACTGGCGACACATCACCTTCGACGAGCGGGCGCGCGGAAAGTCGAAGCGCTCAGCGGACTACTCGTTCGAGGCGTGTGTGCGTGATGTCAGCGCCGTCCTCGACGCACGCCGGGTGCATCGCGCGTTGCTGGTGGGCTGGTCCTACGGCGCGCTCGTGGGAGTGCACTGGGCGAGCAGAAATCCCAGCCGCACGGTCGGCGTGGTCGGGGTGGACGGCCCCGTACCCGTCTGGCTGGACCGATGA
- a CDS encoding TetR/AcrR family transcriptional regulator, with amino-acid sequence MPSTASDPAGLRDPVRDPLLDSAEYLFYERGFQAVGMDEVRSAAGLPLKRIYALYPGKEALAVAMLDRRDRRWHADLGAYVDRFSGAEERVLAVFDWLSEWLAGPGHRGCAWINAFGELGGTSEDITAAVRRHKRRFRDYVTELVRSTGSSVETAEAVILLAEGCLVTAGITGTATPATHARSAVRRLLEPPR; translated from the coding sequence ATGCCGTCCACAGCCAGCGACCCGGCCGGTCTGCGTGATCCGGTGCGCGACCCGTTGCTCGATTCCGCCGAGTACCTGTTCTACGAGCGTGGGTTCCAGGCGGTCGGGATGGATGAGGTGCGGTCCGCGGCTGGGCTGCCCCTCAAGCGGATCTACGCCCTCTACCCGGGTAAAGAAGCGCTGGCCGTGGCGATGCTCGACAGGAGAGACCGAAGGTGGCATGCCGATCTTGGTGCGTACGTTGACCGCTTCAGCGGCGCCGAAGAACGTGTGCTGGCCGTCTTCGACTGGCTCTCCGAATGGCTGGCAGGCCCGGGACACCGCGGTTGTGCGTGGATTAACGCCTTCGGAGAGCTCGGCGGCACATCTGAGGACATCACGGCAGCGGTGCGACGACATAAGCGCCGGTTTCGTGATTACGTGACCGAGTTGGTCCGCTCGACGGGATCGTCAGTGGAGACAGCCGAAGCGGTCATTCTTCTTGCCGAAGGCTGCCTCGTCACGGCGGGAATCACGGGCACAGCGACCCCCGCCACGCACGCCCGATCGGCAGTACGGCGTCTGCTCGAGCCGCCGCGCTGA
- a CDS encoding HPP family protein has protein sequence MTTTSAPTWASRAPARPSLTTLLGATTTSAVALSALVLLGVLSGHVLLIPPMAASMALVAGAPTLPLAQPRNVIGGQLVSAVVGIGVGAVSHSLWAAAIAGGLALGAMLATRTSHSPAAATAVIGTLAPSGQVSFVLCAGLAATVLVAAGLVRSTVEGRAYPTYWW, from the coding sequence ATGACAACCACCTCGGCCCCGACGTGGGCTAGCCGGGCTCCTGCTCGGCCATCGCTGACGACGCTGCTCGGGGCGACCACGACATCAGCGGTCGCGCTCAGTGCGCTCGTGCTCCTGGGAGTGCTGAGTGGCCACGTGCTTCTCATCCCGCCGATGGCGGCCAGCATGGCGCTCGTGGCGGGTGCGCCAACACTTCCGCTGGCTCAGCCGCGGAATGTGATCGGCGGGCAGTTGGTCTCGGCCGTTGTCGGCATCGGCGTCGGTGCGGTGAGTCATTCGCTCTGGGCCGCCGCGATCGCCGGCGGTCTCGCGCTCGGGGCCATGCTGGCAACGCGGACCTCCCACTCCCCGGCCGCGGCAACCGCAGTGATCGGGACGCTTGCTCCCTCTGGTCAGGTCTCATTCGTCCTGTGCGCCGGACTCGCGGCCACGGTCCTTGTGGCCGCGGGGCTCGTCCGATCCACGGTGGAAGGCCGCGCCTATCCCACGTACTGGTGGTGA
- a CDS encoding helix-turn-helix transcriptional regulator, whose amino-acid sequence MTATTSRLLTLLSLLQTRRDWPGTVLAERLGISHRTVRRDVDRLREMGYNIQATMGPDGGYRLDAGSELPPLLFDDDQAIALAIALQAAAATGAGIEEAAVRALITVRQVMPSRLRHRVNALEFTAIPARPGEQAPGSVSPDVLIALSMAVRAHEVLRFDYASSMQSADADQVPPRKVEPHHLVASHGRWYLVAWELEQDDWRIFRADRIAPRTPRGPRFTPRETPGGDVTAFVSARFKGSEHIDRWPCTGKAILSRPASHVLPFAGDGVVEDLGPSQCSLEVGSWSWVALAAFLNRFDAEIKVLNPPELTEAFAQLAARNAATAAG is encoded by the coding sequence ATGACAGCGACCACCTCGCGACTCCTCACCTTGCTGTCCCTGCTGCAGACTCGGCGCGATTGGCCGGGCACCGTGCTCGCCGAACGATTGGGCATCAGTCATCGAACGGTCCGCCGCGATGTCGACCGGCTGCGCGAGATGGGGTACAACATCCAGGCGACGATGGGGCCGGATGGTGGCTACCGCCTCGACGCCGGCAGCGAACTGCCGCCGCTGCTTTTCGATGACGACCAGGCGATCGCGTTAGCGATTGCTTTGCAGGCGGCGGCCGCTACCGGTGCCGGTATCGAGGAGGCAGCTGTGCGCGCGCTGATCACGGTCCGGCAGGTGATGCCATCCCGCCTTCGCCATCGTGTGAACGCGTTGGAGTTCACGGCGATCCCGGCGCGACCGGGTGAGCAGGCGCCCGGTTCGGTGTCGCCGGATGTGCTCATCGCGTTGTCAATGGCGGTCCGCGCGCACGAGGTGCTGCGCTTCGACTATGCGAGCAGCATGCAGAGCGCCGACGCCGACCAGGTGCCCCCACGCAAGGTGGAGCCTCATCATCTTGTGGCCTCTCACGGACGCTGGTATCTCGTTGCGTGGGAGCTGGAGCAGGACGACTGGCGCATTTTCCGCGCCGACCGCATCGCGCCGCGCACTCCGCGCGGGCCCAGATTCACGCCACGGGAGACGCCTGGCGGCGACGTGACCGCATTCGTTTCAGCTCGCTTCAAAGGCTCCGAGCACATCGACAGGTGGCCCTGCACGGGGAAAGCGATCCTCAGCCGGCCCGCCAGCCATGTCCTCCCTTTCGCAGGTGACGGCGTTGTCGAGGATCTCGGTCCCAGCCAGTGCAGCCTGGAAGTCGGATCCTGGTCTTGGGTGGCGCTAGCCGCCTTCCTCAACCGCTTCGATGCAGAGATCAAAGTACTCAACCCTCCCGAGCTCACCGAAGCGTTCGCGCAACTCGCAGCACGCAACGCCGCGACTGCGGCCGGTTAG
- a CDS encoding VOC family protein — translation MSITTTTHLNFRGNARGALEFYQSVFGGQITIATYGDLGMPKEAPGAENVVFGQVESGTGFRVMAYDIPGQSGGAAAEAGSTRREDGLTITDQPFFVSVRADALDEVQRYWNKLSEGAAIIEPLAASAWSPGFGMLTDTFGVTWILDVTA, via the coding sequence ATGAGCATCACCACGACCACTCACCTGAACTTCCGCGGCAACGCCCGCGGGGCTCTGGAGTTCTACCAGTCCGTCTTCGGAGGCCAGATCACGATTGCGACCTACGGCGACCTCGGCATGCCTAAGGAAGCACCGGGCGCCGAGAACGTCGTCTTCGGCCAGGTCGAGTCCGGAACAGGCTTCCGGGTGATGGCCTACGACATCCCCGGCCAGTCCGGAGGCGCGGCAGCCGAGGCCGGCTCGACGCGCCGTGAGGACGGCCTCACCATCACCGATCAACCGTTCTTCGTCTCGGTGCGCGCCGACGCACTGGACGAGGTGCAGCGCTATTGGAACAAGCTCTCCGAGGGCGCGGCGATCATCGAGCCGCTCGCCGCATCAGCATGGAGCCCCGGGTTCGGGATGCTCACTGACACCTTCGGCGTCACCTGGATTCTCGACGTCACCGCCTAA
- a CDS encoding VOC family protein, with protein MSEASTPFPRISQTVIDATDVRALAEFYRQLFGLVYRPGDEADSEGHVADWLVLRDPDRRVQLAFQQVPDLPRPAWPDGEPPQMMHLDTTVPDLSELELQRQRAMTLGATLLLDRSDDEEEALYVFADPAGHPFCIFVSAPD; from the coding sequence ATGAGCGAGGCGAGCACCCCATTTCCCCGGATCAGCCAGACAGTGATCGACGCGACTGATGTGCGTGCGCTCGCTGAGTTCTACCGCCAGCTCTTCGGCTTGGTGTACCGGCCAGGCGATGAAGCCGACTCGGAAGGTCACGTGGCCGATTGGCTCGTGCTTCGTGACCCGGATCGGCGCGTCCAGCTTGCTTTTCAGCAGGTGCCTGATCTCCCTCGTCCGGCATGGCCTGATGGCGAGCCACCCCAGATGATGCACCTGGACACGACGGTGCCCGATCTCAGCGAGTTGGAACTGCAGAGGCAGCGAGCGATGACCCTGGGAGCGACGCTGCTTCTCGACCGCTCCGACGACGAAGAGGAGGCTCTCTACGTATTCGCCGACCCGGCCGGCCATCCCTTCTGCATCTTCGTCAGCGCCCCCGACTGA
- a CDS encoding DoxX family membrane protein → MSFALHRLPLRLTAGAFILNSGLNKLNLDAESAGGLQQMALNAFPQLEQLSAEDFGQYLAAGEITLGASLLAPFLPRKLVGLGLTAFAASLVWVYLRTPGMTEDDGIRPTQAGIGMAKDVFLLGIGLALLLEKKSATA, encoded by the coding sequence ATGAGCTTTGCCCTGCACCGCCTGCCCCTGCGGCTCACCGCCGGAGCCTTCATCCTGAACTCGGGACTGAACAAGCTCAACCTGGACGCCGAGTCCGCCGGGGGCTTGCAGCAGATGGCGCTGAACGCGTTCCCGCAGCTCGAACAGCTCTCCGCCGAGGACTTCGGTCAGTATCTCGCTGCCGGCGAGATCACCCTCGGCGCCTCCCTGCTCGCGCCGTTCCTGCCGCGCAAACTCGTGGGTCTGGGGCTGACGGCGTTCGCGGCCTCCCTCGTGTGGGTCTACCTGCGCACCCCGGGGATGACCGAGGACGATGGCATCCGCCCCACGCAGGCGGGGATCGGGATGGCCAAGGACGTGTTCCTCCTGGGCATCGGCCTGGCGCTGTTGCTGGAGAAGAAGTCCGCGACCGCCTGA